From Gavia stellata isolate bGavSte3 chromosome 27, bGavSte3.hap2, whole genome shotgun sequence, one genomic window encodes:
- the LOC104255582 gene encoding transcription factor HES-5 has product MAPSNTLMIRMEEKPLPKEKNKLRKPVVEKMRRDRINSSIEQLKLLLEKEFQRHQPNSKLEKADILEVAVSYLKQQSQLQDQGESFIHKSLEQDFNSGYLRCLKEAMRFLSYYEPKKETQVQLIKHFCKAQMGADVMYSPALQELPAPFSIRPPASSELKPTLGIMAPSALSLEILTPKEKNRLRKPIVEKLRRDRINSSIEQLKLLLEKEFQRHQPNSKLEKADILEMTVSYLKYSQAFAAPAKSLQQDYCEGYAWCLKEALQFLSLHSANTETRMKLICHFQRSQAVPKDFSSSSAPASTHQPPAKQAALKPSCSLWRPW; this is encoded by the exons ATGGCTCCCAGTAACACTCTCATGATCCGCATGGAGGAGAAACCgctgccaaaagaaaagaataaa CTGAGGAAGCCGGTGGTGGAGAAAATGCGCCGCGACCGGATTAACAGCAGCATCGAGCAGCTGAAACTGCTCCTGGAGAAGGAGTTTCAGAGACACCAGCCCAACTCCAAGCTGGAGAAAGCCGACATCCTGGAAGTGGCTGTCAGCTACCTgaagcagcagagccagctgcagGACCAAGGTGAGT caTTCATTCACAAGAGTCTGGAGCAGGACTTTAACAGCGGATACCTGCGGTGCCTCAAGGAAGCGATGCGTTTTCTGTCCTACTATGAACCCAAGAAGGAAACCCAGGTGCAGCTAATCAAGCACTTCTGCAAAGCTCAGATGGGTGCAGATGTCATGTACTCTCCCGCTCTGC AGGAACTCCCGGCTCCCTTCTCCATCCGCCCACCGGCCAGCTCTGAGCTGAAACCAACACTTGGGATAATGGCACCCAGTGCTCTCTCCCTGGAAATCCTAACACCCAAGGAGAAGAACAGA CTCAGGAAACCCATCGTAGAGAAACTGCGCCGTGACCGGATTAACAGCAGCATCGAGCAGCTGAAACTGCTCCTGGAGAAGGAGTTTCAGAGACACCAGCCCAACTCCAAGCTGGAGAAAGCCGACATCCTGGAGATGACCGTCAGCTACCTGAAATATAGCCAAG CTTTTGCAGCGCCCGCCAAAAGCCTACAGCAGGATTATTGCGAAGGGTATGCCTGGTGCCTCAAGGAAGCTCTGCAATTCCTGTCTCTCCATTCGGCAAACACAGAAACCCGGATGAAGCTGATCTGCCATTTCCAGAGGTCACAAGCGGTGCCTAAGGACTTCAGTTCTTCTTCTGCACCCGCTTCCACCCACCAGCCCCCTGCGAAACAAGCGGCACTGAAAccctcctgcagcctctggaggCCTTGGTAG